A single Arachidicoccus sp. BS20 DNA region contains:
- a CDS encoding Glu/Leu/Phe/Val family dehydrogenase, translating into MSEQTSFFENVNKSFDKAAKFTKWEQGILEQIKAANSVLRIKFPLKRDDGSIEVIEAYRVQHSHHKAPCKGGIRFSEAVNQDEVMALAALMTYKCAIVNVPFGGGKGGIKINPKKYSEFELQKITRRYTSELVKKNFIGPGIDVPAPDYGTGAREMAWILDTYTSLHPGEVDAAGCVTGKPVTQGGVRGRTEATGLGVFYGIREVCNTHKVMDKLGLTLGVGDKKVIVQGLGNVGFHTAKFFRAFGAKVIAIAEYEGAIYNENGLNEEEVFQHRKKTGSILNFPGATNIPKSSDALELECDILIPAALEGVITKENADRIKAKIIGEAANGPLTVDADEVLSKKGIVVVPDMYLNAGGVTVSYFEWLKNLSHVRYGRMEKRFTENMNKQILGQIEDMTGKKVGSAERLLIEHGADEVDLVYSGLEETMISATREIMDVWDSNPEIPDMRTAAFIVAINKVGTAYDELGIFP; encoded by the coding sequence ATGTCAGAACAAACAAGTTTCTTTGAAAACGTTAATAAAAGCTTCGACAAAGCAGCTAAGTTTACCAAATGGGAACAAGGCATTCTGGAACAAATCAAAGCAGCCAATTCCGTGCTGCGCATCAAATTTCCTTTAAAAAGAGACGACGGTTCGATTGAAGTAATCGAAGCATACCGTGTGCAACATTCGCATCACAAAGCGCCGTGCAAAGGCGGTATCCGTTTCAGCGAAGCCGTAAATCAGGACGAAGTAATGGCATTAGCCGCATTGATGACATACAAATGCGCGATTGTGAATGTTCCGTTCGGCGGTGGCAAAGGCGGCATCAAAATCAACCCGAAAAAGTACAGCGAATTTGAGTTGCAAAAAATCACACGCCGTTATACATCGGAATTGGTCAAGAAAAATTTTATTGGTCCGGGCATTGATGTTCCTGCACCCGACTACGGAACCGGTGCGCGCGAAATGGCGTGGATTCTCGACACATACACATCTTTACATCCGGGCGAAGTGGATGCTGCCGGTTGTGTTACGGGAAAACCCGTTACGCAAGGCGGCGTTCGCGGTCGTACCGAAGCGACGGGCTTGGGCGTTTTCTATGGTATTCGTGAAGTATGTAATACACATAAAGTAATGGACAAGCTTGGTTTGACCTTAGGCGTTGGAGACAAAAAAGTGATTGTGCAGGGCTTGGGAAATGTAGGTTTTCACACAGCAAAATTTTTCCGTGCATTTGGTGCAAAAGTTATTGCTATTGCAGAATACGAAGGTGCAATTTATAACGAAAACGGATTGAATGAAGAAGAGGTTTTTCAGCATAGAAAAAAGACAGGTTCTATCCTGAATTTTCCCGGTGCAACTAATATCCCTAAGAGCAGCGATGCTTTGGAACTGGAATGTGATATATTAATTCCTGCAGCTTTGGAAGGCGTAATTACTAAAGAAAATGCCGACAGAATCAAAGCAAAAATTATCGGAGAAGCGGCAAATGGTCCTTTGACGGTCGACGCTGATGAGGTTTTAAGTAAGAAAGGAATTGTGGTTGTGCCCGATATGTACCTGAATGCAGGTGGTGTTACGGTTTCTTATTTTGAATGGCTGAAAAATCTGAGCCATGTGCGTTACGGAAGAATGGAGAAGCGTTTTACCGAAAATATGAACAAACAAATTCTCGGACAAATTGAAGATATGACGGGTAAAAAAGTTGGCAGCGCAGAACGCTTACTGATTGAGCACGGCGCTGATGAAGTAGATTTGGTTTACAGCGGCTTGGAAGAAACGATGATTAGCGCCACACGCGAAATTATGGACGTTTGGGATTCTAATCCTGAAATTCCCGATATGCGCACAGCAGCGTTTATTGTTGCAATCAACAAGGTCGGAACAGCTTATGATGAGTTGGGTATTTTTCCTTAA
- a CDS encoding alginate lyase family protein, with translation MKHLSNKFLAVTSGVFLISIFSAFITSANNNNKYPAHTHFIHPGILNTAENLDFIASQLSANNAERKAAYQKILDFINAHKYPTSFPSTVYVGSNGHTSPSKTQIRSDAELAYAFALKFAAAGNMDDAQKAIGILNGWAYHFHDYQIIDSHKDNAHQPSLETSWTTPIFVAAAEIVRYYKPKGVSAKWSKKDIQQFENYLNLVKDDYINRIPNYHNNWNVSAGYAKISIGVFLNSDSVYNDGKKMLYAVFPSVIESDGTMPELCVRHDCVHYQYSLTGFTYAAEIADIQDDSSLYSALDKRISAGYDFTRKAYNQSTDCNYCSVASPLFPGVEVAYKHYGTNSMKSLREMQAPLGVPIDNTFLGFTTFTHYGLPSQK, from the coding sequence ATGAAACATTTATCAAATAAATTTCTCGCAGTTACTTCAGGCGTATTTCTAATAAGCATATTTTCCGCTTTTATAACATCGGCAAATAACAATAATAAGTATCCTGCACACACGCATTTTATTCATCCGGGAATTCTCAATACTGCCGAAAACCTTGATTTTATTGCATCGCAGCTGAGTGCAAATAATGCAGAACGAAAAGCCGCTTATCAAAAAATATTGGATTTCATCAATGCACATAAATATCCTACTTCGTTTCCATCAACAGTGTATGTCGGTTCCAACGGACATACAAGTCCGTCTAAAACACAAATCCGTTCCGATGCAGAACTTGCCTATGCTTTTGCATTAAAATTTGCTGCCGCAGGCAATATGGATGATGCACAGAAAGCCATTGGAATTTTGAACGGCTGGGCTTATCATTTTCACGATTATCAGATAATTGACAGCCATAAGGACAATGCACATCAGCCTTCTCTGGAAACTTCATGGACAACGCCTATTTTTGTTGCCGCCGCAGAAATTGTTCGGTATTATAAGCCCAAAGGCGTTTCCGCAAAATGGTCGAAAAAAGACATTCAGCAATTTGAAAACTATCTGAATCTTGTAAAAGACGATTATATCAACCGCATACCGAATTATCACAATAACTGGAATGTATCGGCAGGGTATGCAAAAATTTCTATCGGCGTTTTTCTTAATAGCGATTCGGTTTATAACGATGGCAAGAAAATGCTTTACGCCGTATTTCCTTCGGTAATCGAAAGCGATGGAACCATGCCGGAACTTTGTGTGCGGCACGATTGCGTACATTATCAATATTCACTCACAGGATTTACTTACGCTGCCGAAATTGCCGATATCCAAGATGATTCATCATTATACAGCGCACTTGATAAAAGGATAAGTGCGGGTTATGATTTTACGAGAAAAGCATATAATCAAAGCACAGATTGCAATTATTGTTCCGTTGCAAGTCCACTGTTTCCGGGCGTTGAGGTTGCATATAAACATTACGGCACAAACAGTATGAAATCTTTAAGAGAGATGCAAGCGCCGCTTGGCGTTCCAATAGATAATACGTTTCTCGGTTTTACAACTTTTACGCATTACGGTTTGCCATCACAGAAATAA
- a CDS encoding arginase family protein: protein MSSFSANSIVEFLTPVNLAELSNDEGFRPTQLGKTIAAYEEFFPDIENADLIILGMGEARGAGFPNGNNRSADAVRAEFYQLFQWHYNLKIADIGNIIPGKTLQDSYAVLRIVLSELQLLNAKVLLLGGSHDLTLAQCDAFAKQDKTYELTCVDAKMDLNADTSVIADKFLLDLFTKSPNHLHHYNHIGFQSYFVHPQMLETIDKLRFDCFRVGKVKERLEEMEPPIRNTDIFSFDVSAIQNCHAPANLATPNGFNGEEACTLFQYAGLSEKMRSIGVYGYYAHLDKHNLTAKQISHLMWYLLDGIYQGKNESSFANKTHFNEFHLAFAEMETVFLQSKKTNRWWMQLPDEQFIPCSYADYILATRNEIPERWLRAIERG, encoded by the coding sequence ATGTCATCATTTTCAGCGAATAGTATTGTCGAATTTTTAACGCCGGTTAATTTAGCGGAACTCTCTAACGACGAGGGTTTCAGACCTACACAATTAGGGAAAACCATTGCAGCTTATGAAGAATTTTTTCCCGATATAGAAAATGCAGATTTAATTATTCTTGGAATGGGAGAGGCGCGCGGTGCGGGTTTCCCAAATGGAAATAACCGTTCTGCGGATGCGGTTCGTGCTGAGTTTTACCAATTGTTTCAATGGCATTATAATTTGAAAATTGCCGACATCGGTAATATTATTCCGGGTAAAACTTTGCAGGATAGTTATGCTGTTTTAAGAATCGTGTTATCCGAACTGCAATTGCTGAATGCGAAAGTATTGCTACTCGGCGGTTCGCACGATTTGACTTTGGCGCAATGCGATGCTTTTGCGAAGCAGGATAAAACGTATGAGCTTACGTGCGTAGATGCAAAAATGGATTTGAATGCCGATACTTCCGTGATTGCCGATAAGTTTTTGCTGGATTTATTTACCAAGTCGCCGAACCATTTGCATCATTATAATCATATTGGTTTTCAAAGTTATTTCGTGCATCCGCAAATGTTGGAAACGATTGACAAGTTACGTTTCGATTGTTTCCGCGTGGGAAAAGTGAAAGAACGATTGGAAGAAATGGAACCCCCGATTCGCAATACCGATATTTTTAGTTTTGATGTTTCTGCCATTCAAAACTGCCATGCGCCGGCAAATCTGGCTACGCCGAATGGTTTCAACGGAGAGGAAGCCTGCACACTTTTTCAGTATGCAGGATTGAGCGAAAAGATGCGCAGCATCGGCGTTTACGGCTATTATGCGCATTTGGATAAACATAATTTAACGGCAAAACAAATCAGTCATTTGATGTGGTATTTGTTAGATGGAATTTATCAGGGGAAAAATGAATCTTCTTTTGCCAATAAAACACATTTCAATGAGTTTCATTTGGCTTTTGCTGAAATGGAAACCGTTTTTCTGCAAAGCAAAAAAACCAATCGCTGGTGGATGCAACTGCCCGATGAACAATTCATTCCCTGCAGCTACGCCGATTATATTCTGGCAACGCGTAACGAAATCCCGGAACGCTGGTTAAGGGCGATTGAAAGAGGATAA